From the Calliopsis andreniformis isolate RMS-2024a chromosome 4, iyCalAndr_principal, whole genome shotgun sequence genome, one window contains:
- the Mrpl30 gene encoding mitochondrial ribosomal protein L30, with the protein MANRMNVLLTFVRFHKAYPRVWRKDAVQYDCVKYHPRVENHMDPPIVPSKVLMIHRVKPFKGNPWWEKNVLTQLGFEEKKNEPVFVKNTPEMCGLLWRVKHLVKIVPVKIPENLSKLDDSTEFFFHEDGTCYVSGKVDPYRKEATESAQNSIKRLQNSTISEKLRLQWEKGLLI; encoded by the exons ATGGCAAATCGTATGAATGTACTATTAACGTTTGTACGCTTTCATAAAGCATATCCAAGAGTATGGCGTAAAGATGCTGTTCAATACGATTGTGTTAAATATCATCCACG TGTCGAGAATCACATGGATCCTCCAATTGTACCGTCGAAAGTTCTCATGATTCACAGAGTAAAACCTTTCAAAGGTAATCCTTGGTGGGAAAAAAACGTCCTTACGCAATTAGGATTCGAGGAAAAA AAAAACGAGCCAGTGTTTGTGAAAAACACTCCAGAGATGTGTGGTTTACTTTGGAGAGTGAAACATTTGGTAAAAATTGTTCCTGTAAAAATACCTGAGAACCTATCGAAATTAGACGATTCAACTGAATTTTTCTTTCACGAGGATGGAACTTGTTACGTTAGTGGGAAAGTGGACCCTTATCGCAAGGAAGCCACAGAATcggcacaaaattctataaaaagattACAAAATAGTACCATATCTGAGAAACTTAGACTGCAGTGGGAAAAAGGGCTTCTTATATAA